From the genome of Triticum aestivum cultivar Chinese Spring chromosome 3B, IWGSC CS RefSeq v2.1, whole genome shotgun sequence, one region includes:
- the LOC123065042 gene encoding aspartic proteinase CDR1-like → MPRTMVSRALLLAAVVLTAQLCACTAYAVSGGDGFSVEFIHRDSVRSPFHDPTLTAPARVLEAVRRSAARAAALSRYYVRVDAPSADGGVVSEVTSRSSEYLMAVNIGTPPTPMVAIADTGSDLIWLNCS, encoded by the coding sequence ATGCCTCGGACGATGGTATCCCGCGCTCTCCtgctcgccgccgtcgtcctgACGGCCCAGCTGTGCGCGTGCACGGCGTACGCCGTCAGCGGAGGCGATGGGTTTAGCGTGGAGTTCATCCACCGTGACTCGGTCAGGTCGCCGTTCCACGACCCGACGCTCACCGCGCCTGCCCGCGTGCTCGAGGCCGTGCGGCGGTCCGCGGCTCGCGCCGCGGCGCTCTCGCGCTACTACGTCCGCGTCGACGCGCCCTCAGCTGACGGCGGCGTCGTGTCCGAGGTCACGTCCAGGTCGTCCGAATACCTGATGGCCGTGAACATAGGCACGCCGCCCACTCCTATGGTCGCCATCGCCGACACCGGCAGCGACCTCATCTGGCTCAATTGCAGCTAA